In a single window of the Bacteroides acidifaciens genome:
- a CDS encoding FadR/GntR family transcriptional regulator, with product MKDEINSQPVKHVIEHIKKQISERQILPGERLPSERKLSELLKVSRSHVREALQKLELYGIVKTYPQSGTVVSEFSKDQLDTMITDALKISRYDFSSLVYVRVLLEIEVCKLCAVNRTEEDLKNIENTLVELEEKFDTDLRVEKDFAFHQAIAQGGHNPVISSLLLIITPDILKYYQKYKVCAVPQKTVHAEHREMLQKIKDRDKEGMKELVLRHLANLIDFAKMSAKGDIPEFEYGHI from the coding sequence ATGAAAGACGAAATCAATTCGCAACCAGTTAAGCATGTAATAGAACACATAAAAAAACAAATATCAGAACGTCAGATTTTACCGGGAGAGCGTCTCCCTTCTGAGCGTAAATTATCCGAACTTTTGAAAGTCAGTCGGTCACATGTTCGCGAGGCATTGCAGAAACTGGAATTATACGGTATTGTAAAAACATATCCTCAGAGTGGAACAGTGGTATCCGAATTCTCCAAAGACCAGTTGGATACTATGATTACCGATGCATTGAAAATCAGCAGATATGATTTTTCAAGCTTGGTTTATGTACGTGTACTTCTGGAAATAGAGGTCTGCAAATTATGCGCAGTAAACCGCACAGAAGAGGATTTGAAGAATATCGAAAACACGCTTGTCGAACTGGAAGAAAAGTTTGATACAGACCTTCGTGTCGAAAAAGATTTTGCCTTTCACCAGGCCATTGCGCAAGGCGGACATAATCCGGTTATCAGTTCACTCCTGCTTATTATTACTCCTGATATTTTAAAATATTATCAAAAATACAAAGTTTGTGCCGTTCCTCAAAAAACGGTTCATGCGGAACATAGGGAAATGTTACAGAAGATAAAAGATAGGGACAAAGAAGGAATGAAAGAACTGGTGCTCCGCCACTTGGCCAATCTGATTGATTTTGCTAAAATGTCCGCGAAAGGCGATATCCCGGAATTCGAATACGGACATATCTAA
- a CDS encoding endonuclease/exonuclease/phosphatase family protein, translating to MAQKPVKKPKEVTVKAMTYNTYSGRKQGLDKIAEVIKKENPDIVSLQEIERNTEINPWDTPKKLSELTGMKYYYFAHALDIPTGGDYGNVILSKYPVSEEKSFKLSVLKEGDYVRSFGYVKVAKEGKEFYFATTHLDHKYEDATRLKQVDEILACVEQLDKPVILGGDLNSRRGSATMAAFQKYFTVNCLSDGAPWTVPVPSPAYACDWLIYAPNEAFTVKAYNVCYWADKESDHYPVVATYLIK from the coding sequence ATGGCACAGAAACCTGTGAAAAAACCGAAAGAGGTCACAGTAAAAGCCATGACTTACAACACGTATAGCGGTCGTAAACAAGGACTTGATAAGATTGCCGAAGTCATTAAGAAAGAGAACCCGGATATCGTTTCACTCCAGGAAATAGAAAGAAACACGGAGATTAACCCTTGGGATACTCCGAAAAAACTGTCGGAACTAACGGGAATGAAATATTATTATTTTGCCCATGCGCTCGATATTCCGACTGGCGGAGATTACGGAAATGTGATTCTTTCCAAATATCCGGTTTCCGAGGAAAAGAGTTTTAAGTTGAGTGTACTGAAAGAAGGCGATTATGTCCGTTCTTTCGGCTATGTGAAAGTTGCGAAGGAAGGCAAAGAATTCTATTTCGCTACGACACATCTGGACCATAAATACGAAGATGCTACCCGTCTGAAACAGGTTGATGAAATTCTTGCGTGTGTGGAGCAACTGGATAAACCTGTTATCTTGGGGGGAGATTTGAATTCCCGCCGTGGTTCTGCTACCATGGCTGCTTTTCAAAAGTATTTCACCGTAAATTGTTTGAGTGATGGTGCTCCATGGACAGTACCCGTTCCAAGTCCGGCTTACGCATGTGACTGGTTGATTTATGCGCCAAACGAGGCTTTTACGGTAAAGGCGTATAATGTTTGTTATTGGGCGGATAAGGAATCAGACCATTATCCGGTAGTGGCTACTTATCTTATCAAATAA
- a CDS encoding SMP-30/gluconolactonase/LRE family protein, translating into MKTLIHHLKRFSIYSLMFASIGFVACEDENRQDMTPEIGEGEATPKITMYTPTAGGKSTSLTLYGTHFGTDLDNIRVTVNGVDAEVTGALGNIITANVQRGSGSGPVKVYLGQGEAAQELTYKTEFEYSQSPIVSTYIGSYVPSAKTEKKEGTLMEAVLWKPGSIAFDKEGALYIVEDDDRDIRIAKNNQVATFLRGDGTGGTVFRMMNVAFSSDGNTLFLSNDANATGNAHIATMPWNNVTHQYDAANLSAIWSITPSLGNGVTNVGVHPVTGEVFSVAHGNAMIYKYDPEQNTMVATGVQLPDAEGKNASKVKIRCILFDKAGTTVYMSSQEKDVIYKGDYDISTGEFSNLHVWVGQYEKAGFTEGQGNEAKLEEPCQMDLDEEGNIYVAVRKKHRIAKITPDGMLINYTGTGTSGTTDGPLDKAQFNHPEGVQFGPDGALYVSDYWNHKIRKIEKD; encoded by the coding sequence ATGAAAACATTGATACATCATTTGAAACGGTTTTCTATCTATTCTCTGATGTTTGCGTCAATCGGCTTTGTCGCATGCGAGGATGAGAACCGGCAGGATATGACACCTGAAATCGGCGAGGGCGAAGCTACTCCCAAAATCACTATGTACACGCCGACAGCCGGCGGGAAGTCTACAAGCCTGACTTTATACGGTACGCATTTCGGCACGGATTTGGATAATATCCGCGTGACAGTCAACGGGGTGGATGCCGAAGTGACGGGTGCGTTGGGGAATATTATTACTGCCAATGTGCAGAGGGGTTCCGGCTCCGGTCCGGTGAAAGTGTATCTCGGTCAGGGAGAAGCTGCGCAGGAACTGACATATAAAACGGAGTTTGAGTATTCTCAGTCTCCTATTGTAAGTACTTATATCGGCAGTTATGTTCCTTCCGCAAAAACGGAGAAGAAAGAGGGGACCCTCATGGAAGCGGTTCTTTGGAAACCGGGTTCTATCGCTTTCGACAAGGAAGGTGCTTTGTATATCGTGGAAGATGATGACCGTGATATCCGTATCGCGAAAAACAATCAGGTCGCTACTTTCTTACGCGGAGATGGAACCGGTGGAACTGTATTCAGGATGATGAATGTCGCTTTCTCATCGGATGGCAATACTTTATTCTTATCCAATGATGCCAACGCTACGGGCAATGCACATATTGCAACGATGCCATGGAACAATGTTACGCATCAGTATGATGCTGCTAATCTGTCTGCAATATGGTCAATCACTCCTTCTTTGGGGAATGGCGTCACTAATGTAGGTGTGCATCCTGTCACGGGAGAGGTTTTCTCCGTAGCTCATGGAAATGCCATGATTTACAAATATGACCCGGAGCAGAATACGATGGTGGCAACCGGTGTGCAACTTCCCGATGCAGAAGGTAAAAATGCGTCAAAAGTGAAAATCCGCTGTATCCTTTTTGACAAGGCAGGGACTACCGTGTATATGAGTTCACAGGAAAAAGATGTGATTTATAAAGGGGATTATGATATATCGACAGGCGAATTTTCTAATCTCCATGTCTGGGTAGGGCAGTATGAGAAAGCAGGTTTTACAGAAGGTCAGGGAAATGAAGCCAAACTGGAAGAGCCTTGTCAGATGGATTTGGATGAAGAGGGAAATATTTATGTAGCAGTCCGTAAAAAACATCGTATAGCGAAAATCACCCCTGACGGCATGTTGATAAATTACACAGGTACGGGCACTTCCGGTACGACGGACGGCCCGTTGGATAAAGCGCAATTCAACCATCCGGAAGGTGTGCAGTTTGGTCCGGACGGAGCATTGTACGTTTCAGATTATTGGAATCATAAGATTCGTAAGATAGAAAAGGATTAA
- a CDS encoding endonuclease/exonuclease/phosphatase family protein: MKHKFYLLLVLLVGGLFAGCSSDDDGVTPPDEKDGVLVKVMSYNIYSGQKAYSGKKGMEAIAQVIKKINPDLAGLQEFETKTNKVEKADIIALMKEVTGMPYAFFVKTRDVDGGEYGNLILSKYPISDEVNYDLPRIETVEDVYPRSMGVVKTEKDGKGFYFGVTHLSHVGNETNRINQTTTIIEKTKGLDEPMILTGDFNALADSGPMKILYERFEIGCLNGNYGLTTGTPVPVKAIDFVLYTPDEGMSPKAYDVYYDAYVESDHFPVVATFSIND, encoded by the coding sequence ATGAAACATAAATTCTATTTATTACTGGTACTGTTGGTGGGCGGTTTGTTTGCCGGTTGCAGTTCGGACGATGACGGTGTGACCCCGCCGGACGAAAAGGACGGGGTATTGGTAAAAGTCATGTCTTACAATATATATAGCGGGCAGAAAGCTTATTCCGGGAAAAAGGGAATGGAAGCGATTGCCCAAGTGATTAAAAAGATAAATCCGGACTTGGCAGGTTTGCAGGAGTTTGAGACGAAGACTAACAAGGTGGAGAAAGCGGATATTATCGCCCTGATGAAAGAAGTGACCGGAATGCCTTATGCTTTCTTTGTCAAAACCCGTGATGTGGATGGCGGCGAGTATGGAAACCTGATTCTCTCGAAGTATCCGATAAGTGATGAAGTGAATTATGATTTGCCGAGAATAGAGACAGTGGAAGATGTCTACCCGCGTTCGATGGGAGTAGTGAAAACAGAAAAAGATGGAAAGGGTTTCTATTTCGGAGTGACGCACCTGTCTCATGTGGGCAACGAAACTAACCGTATCAACCAGACTACAACGATTATCGAAAAGACAAAGGGCTTGGATGAGCCAATGATATTGACTGGTGATTTCAATGCTTTAGCCGACTCCGGCCCGATGAAGATATTGTATGAACGTTTTGAAATCGGTTGCCTGAACGGGAACTATGGACTGACAACGGGAACGCCCGTTCCGGTGAAAGCGATTGATTTCGTATTGTACACTCCGGATGAAGGAATGTCTCCGAAAGCCTATGATGTGTATTATGATGCTTATGTAGAATCAGACCACTTTCCGGTGGTAGCTACGTTCAGTATAAACGATTAA
- a CDS encoding DUF3823 domain-containing protein — MNKIINIGLTALFACFVAACENDIDNYDAPNGGVYGTIYDKETNEPVPMPVPGSSGVMMSLYEQNTGATASVDFRARQDGTFEHTKVFNGSYRIQAKDGPFVGVCEGYVTVNGQTQVDLYTIPFSRISLDVAVSADNKLTLTYDAKTSNETLQLTDVSVIWNYAPGVDVNNANHATLSSLGTKASGTHVIDLMSDTEFIENHYKIVSNKNRVYVRVAATVTAESKPYVNYSRVVEVTVNDIR; from the coding sequence ATGAATAAAATAATAAACATAGGATTGACTGCATTATTCGCCTGTTTCGTGGCGGCATGCGAAAATGACATCGATAATTATGATGCACCGAACGGTGGCGTGTATGGCACTATCTATGATAAGGAAACGAATGAACCGGTTCCTATGCCTGTGCCGGGAAGTAGCGGTGTGATGATGAGTTTGTACGAGCAGAATACGGGGGCTACCGCCTCTGTTGATTTCCGTGCCCGCCAGGATGGAACGTTTGAGCATACGAAGGTGTTCAATGGCAGCTATCGTATTCAGGCAAAGGATGGCCCTTTTGTCGGGGTATGTGAAGGGTATGTCACCGTGAACGGACAAACGCAGGTTGATTTGTACACAATCCCGTTCTCGCGTATCAGCCTTGATGTGGCTGTATCGGCTGATAATAAGCTGACACTGACCTATGATGCGAAAACATCGAACGAGACATTGCAACTGACGGATGTTTCCGTGATATGGAATTATGCTCCGGGAGTGGATGTGAACAATGCAAACCATGCCACCCTCTCTTCACTGGGGACAAAGGCCAGTGGCACGCACGTCATCGACCTGATGAGTGATACTGAATTTATAGAGAATCATTATAAGATTGTTTCCAACAAGAACAGGGTGTATGTACGTGTTGCGGCTACGGTGACAGCAGAAAGCAAACCGTACGTGAACTACAGCCGGGTAGTGGAAGTAACTGTGAATGATATAAGATAA
- a CDS encoding RagB/SusD family nutrient uptake outer membrane protein has product MNRNYLKYILIGGASIFVWTGCDDYLNRESTSGVNTPDLIWQNPKAITAVLADMYDSGLKLDEFDDWYGSKKANLANQTSLSDEATASYQKESAFDKSNSTYSYGDYVFNDDMVTRYKQIRIVNNFLLNIEKTSVLSEDEKEELGAEARFIRAMQYFGLVKRYGGVPLQTVPQEYTAGNTEALYQARDTEAATYDFIINECKAIYESLPEVRSSDAKYRANRGTVLALWSRAALYAGTIAKYSKTLTLTGEAVSKGYVYIPETEAERYFDECYTASSKILDEMVPRVYSLYKSTGTEAEELAQNFYNLFSKAVNGDNGEYIFQKQYNVAAGKGHMWDKLNVPFSYRGDGWGCGMSPVLEMVEEFEYIDGTEGKLKMKDSGGKAISYDSPYDIFKNKDPRLLGSVYLPGADYKGYGGGKIEWIRGVINGQDGIGTKYEASAQPDKENKVVIDGQTYNTSGKDGGSLSVGDASKTGFYQRKFLDESLTDYTDIDAKRSSTPWVVFRLAEIYLNRAEACMELNQHLDVALKDINEIRGRAGIKLLTAGNLTLDKVRHERKVELAFEKHRYWDLKRWRLAHLDVSKGGLTNFRGTALCPYYNVKSGKYTFETGVPEKRKRLFLEKNYYTVFRAEDLSTNPLMVQNPGYGN; this is encoded by the coding sequence ATGAATAGGAATTATCTGAAATATATATTGATAGGCGGGGCATCCATCTTCGTATGGACGGGATGCGATGATTATCTGAACCGTGAGAGTACCAGCGGTGTCAACACACCGGATTTGATTTGGCAAAATCCGAAAGCAATCACAGCCGTATTGGCGGATATGTATGACTCGGGACTGAAACTGGATGAGTTCGACGACTGGTATGGAAGCAAGAAGGCGAACCTGGCGAATCAGACCAGCCTTTCGGATGAGGCTACCGCCAGTTATCAGAAAGAGAGCGCATTCGACAAGTCGAACTCTACTTATTCTTATGGCGACTATGTATTCAACGACGACATGGTGACCCGCTACAAGCAAATCCGCATTGTAAACAACTTCCTGCTGAATATTGAGAAAACTTCCGTATTGAGTGAGGATGAGAAAGAAGAACTCGGAGCAGAAGCCCGTTTTATCCGTGCTATGCAGTACTTCGGACTGGTGAAACGTTATGGGGGCGTTCCTTTGCAGACTGTTCCGCAAGAATATACCGCAGGAAATACAGAAGCTCTTTACCAGGCTCGTGATACGGAAGCCGCGACCTATGATTTCATTATCAATGAATGTAAAGCTATCTATGAATCATTGCCGGAAGTACGCAGCAGTGATGCCAAATACCGCGCAAATCGTGGAACGGTGCTTGCCTTGTGGTCACGTGCCGCACTGTATGCCGGTACTATCGCCAAGTATTCCAAAACGCTGACTCTGACAGGCGAGGCTGTTTCCAAAGGATATGTGTATATTCCCGAGACAGAAGCGGAACGTTACTTTGACGAATGTTACACTGCTTCATCGAAGATTCTGGATGAAATGGTTCCCCGTGTGTATAGCTTGTATAAATCGACCGGTACGGAAGCGGAAGAGCTGGCGCAGAACTTTTACAATCTCTTCTCCAAAGCAGTGAATGGGGATAACGGAGAATATATTTTCCAGAAACAGTATAATGTGGCTGCCGGTAAAGGACATATGTGGGATAAACTGAATGTTCCTTTCTCTTATCGTGGCGACGGTTGGGGATGCGGCATGTCTCCGGTACTGGAAATGGTAGAGGAATTTGAATATATTGACGGTACGGAAGGGAAGCTGAAGATGAAAGACAGCGGTGGAAAAGCTATCAGCTATGATAGCCCGTATGATATCTTTAAGAATAAAGACCCTCGTTTATTAGGTTCGGTTTACCTGCCCGGTGCTGATTATAAAGGATACGGCGGCGGTAAAATCGAATGGATACGCGGTGTCATCAACGGACAGGATGGGATAGGAACCAAGTATGAAGCTTCCGCCCAACCGGATAAGGAGAACAAAGTTGTAATAGACGGACAGACTTATAATACTTCGGGAAAAGACGGTGGTTCATTAAGTGTAGGTGACGCCAGCAAGACGGGTTTCTATCAGCGTAAATTCCTGGATGAAAGTCTGACGGACTATACGGACATCGACGCAAAACGTTCTTCTACTCCCTGGGTGGTTTTCCGTCTGGCAGAAATCTATCTGAATCGTGCAGAGGCTTGCATGGAATTGAATCAACACCTGGACGTGGCATTGAAAGATATCAATGAGATTCGCGGCAGGGCAGGCATCAAACTATTGACTGCCGGTAACCTGACGCTGGATAAAGTGCGCCATGAACGGAAAGTGGAACTTGCTTTTGAGAAGCATCGTTACTGGGATTTGAAACGTTGGCGCCTGGCTCATCTGGATGTAAGCAAAGGTGGTTTGACCAATTTCCGCGGCACGGCTCTCTGTCCGTATTACAATGTTAAGAGCGGCAAGTACACCTTTGAAACCGGTGTGCCCGAAAAGAGAAAGCGTCTTTTCCTTGAAAAGAACTACTATACGGTGTTCCGTGCCGAGGACTTGAGTACGAATCCGTTGATGGTACAGAATCCGGGTTACGGTAATTGA